A DNA window from Pogona vitticeps strain Pit_001003342236 chromosome 2, PviZW2.1, whole genome shotgun sequence contains the following coding sequences:
- the TMEM167A gene encoding protein kish-A isoform X2, with amino-acid sequence MSAIFNFQSLLTVILLLICTCAYIRSLAPKLLDNNQTGLLGIFWKCARIGERKSPYVAVCCIAMAFSVLFVQ; translated from the exons ATG tctgCGATCTTCAATTTTCAGAGTCTGCTGACAGTGATCCTGTTGCTTATATGTACTTGTGCTTACATAAGATCCTTGGCTCCCAAATTACTGGATAACAATCAAACTGG GTTATTGGGCATATTCTGGAAGTGTGCCAGGATAG gTGAACGGAAGAGTCCTTATGTAGCTGTCTGTTGTATTGCAATGGCCTTCAGTGTTCTCTTTGTACAATAA
- the TMEM167A gene encoding protein kish-A isoform X1 — protein MYLDTELKMVCLQRGYRNETWFSMARSAIFNFQSLLTVILLLICTCAYIRSLAPKLLDNNQTGLLGIFWKCARIGERKSPYVAVCCIAMAFSVLFVQ, from the exons ATGTATCTGGATACTGAACTTAAAATGGTTTGCCTGCAAAGAGGCTACAGAAATGAGACTTGGTTTTCAATGGCCAGG tctgCGATCTTCAATTTTCAGAGTCTGCTGACAGTGATCCTGTTGCTTATATGTACTTGTGCTTACATAAGATCCTTGGCTCCCAAATTACTGGATAACAATCAAACTGG GTTATTGGGCATATTCTGGAAGTGTGCCAGGATAG gTGAACGGAAGAGTCCTTATGTAGCTGTCTGTTGTATTGCAATGGCCTTCAGTGTTCTCTTTGTACAATAA